Proteins encoded by one window of Rutidosis leptorrhynchoides isolate AG116_Rl617_1_P2 chromosome 7, CSIRO_AGI_Rlap_v1, whole genome shotgun sequence:
- the LOC139860574 gene encoding uncharacterized protein, with product MVSWDPMTLLGSITKRVLTASRVPPRTAAVRFSSASVSKRAVTRRRSVRRNFFRALSLFFSQVNIDPTSTYDHLRSCPPRLGADRTRGVRGGNRVATPGGIRVGSWNIGTLTGKRIELVDTFLKSNVDIGCVQETRWKGEGAVDIKDYRLWYSGSRIARNGVGIFLGKLHKDNVVDVSRLSDRIMSVSLIIKEETFTVISAYAPHTGLSDAEKKSFWELLDEVVRGCPADHRLIIGGDLNGRIGVEAEGYEGTHGGFGFGPRNEEGRSILEFAIAHEMVVANSFFKKRDAQLATFHSGGRSTQIDFLLLRKGELRTCRDCKVLPALTCSSQHRLLVMDLVTRGRVGRRARVVQPRVLWKNLHGANAETFRATVADRLRVEGDYVAPTDVDQIWNRMASAIRDVAKETLGVAIGTSRAHKSSRESWWLNDDVQTKVALKQTRFRELITFGEGTPAERTRIEEIYKEAKREAKKAVAIAKDKAYEDLYRKLNSKEGANDIYRIAKARERRSRDLVNVKFIKNEAGQTIVKEDLIRNRWEEYFASLFCRERPERNGELHEVREYQNNCFCTRINQEEVRSSLRKMGRNKAVGPDQIPIEAWRCLGDEGKDRAMEERPRIKWPTD from the exons ATGGTGTCATGGGATCCCATGACCCTCTTA GGCTCCATCACCAAGAGGGTGCTGACTGCTAGCCGTGTACCGCCGAGGACTGCTGCCG TTCGATTTTCGTCGGCAAGCGTTTCGAAACGCGCCGTCACGCGCCGTCGCTCAGTTCGCCGGAATTTTTTCCGGGCACTTTCTCTGTTCTTTTCGCAG GTTAATATAGACCCTACTAGCACCTATGATCACCTGAGGTCATGTCCTCCTAGATTAGGGGCGGATAGGACTAGAGGGGTTAGAGGGGGTAATAGGGTTGCTACCCCGGGTGGGATTAGAGTGGGTAGTTGGAATATAGGAACCTTGACGGGCAAGAGGATTGAGCTCGTTGATACATTTCTTAAGAGTAATGTAGACATAGGGTGtgttcaagagactagatggaagggtgAAGGGGCGGTAGATATTAAAGACTATAGGTTGTGGTACTCGGGTTCTAGGATAGCACGAAACGGGGTAGGTATCTTTTTGGGCAAACTACATAAGGATAACGTTGTTGACGTGAGTAGGCttagcgataggattatgtcggttagtcTAATTATTAAGGAGGAGACTTTCACGGTCATAAGCGCTTACGCACCTCACACGGGCTTAAGTGATGCGGAGAAGAAGAGTTTTTGGGAATTGTTAGATGAGGTAGTGAGGGGGTGCCCAGCTGACCATCGACTGATTATAGGGGGTGATCTGAATGGACGCATAGGAGTGGAGGCAGAAGGTTACGAGGGAACCCATGGGGGCTTTGGGTTTGGCCCTAGAAACGAAGAAGGGCGCTCAATCCTGGAGTTTGCCATTGCTCACGAGATGGTCGTAGCAAACTCTTTCTTCAAGAAGAGGGATGCTCAGTTAGCTACTTTTCATAGCGGGGGTCGTAGCACCCAGATTGACTTTTTGCTCCTCCGTAAAGGGGAACTTAGGACTTGTAGGGACTGTAAGGTCCTTCCAGCATTGACTTGCTCCTCCCAGCATCGATTGTTGGTCATGGACCTAGTCACTCGGGGAAGAGTTGGTAGGAGGGCCAGGGTTGTGCAACCTAGAGTCCTTTGGAAGAACCTGCATGGAGCGAATGCAGAGACTTTTAGAGCGACTGTTGCTGATAGATTGAGGGTAGAAGGGGATTACGTAGCTCCTACTGATGTAGATCAGATTTGGAACCGCATGGCGTCCGCTATCAGAGATGTGGCAAAAGAGACTTTAGGGGTGGCAATAGGGACATCGAGAGCCCATAAGAGTAGTAGAGAATCGTGGTGGCTTAATGACGATGTCCAAACGAAAGTCGCGTTAAAACAGacgaggtttagggagctcattactTTTGGAGAAGGGACACCTGCAGAGAGAACTAGGATAGAAGAAATatataaagaagctaaaagagaagcaAAGAAGGCCGTAGCTATTGCTAAAGACAAAGCATATGAAGATTTATATAGGAAACTAAACTCTAAAGAGGGAGCTAATGACATATATAGGATAGCTAAAGCTAGGGAGCGAAGAAGCAGGGACTTGGTTAACGTCAAATTTATCAAGAATGAAGCGGGTCAAACTATAGTGAAAGAAGACCTTATTAGGAATAGATGGGAGGAGTATTTTGCATCCCTCTTCTGTAGGGAAAGACCCGAGCGGAACGGGGAACTCCATGAGGTTCGTGAGTATCAAAACAACTGTTTCTGTACGAGGATTAACCAGGAGGAAGTTAGATCGTCtctacgaaagatggggagaaacaaagcagtaggaccagACCAAATTCCGATTGAGGCATGGAGGTGCCTAGGAGATGAAGGG aaggATAGGGCAATGGAGGAGCGCcctagaatcaaatggcctacggattag